The Staphylococcus saprophyticus subsp. saprophyticus ATCC 15305 = NCTC 7292 genome contains the following window.
TGTCCGAATAATGCTGCTTGTTGGTCGCCAGCAATACCTGAAATAGGTACTTCTTCACCAAAGAAATGGTAATCAATTGTGTGTGCATAAACTTCACTTGATGCTTTGACTTCAGGTAACATTGTATTAGGAATTTCTAAAATATCTAATAATTCTTGATCCCATTCTAAATCATAAATATTATAAATTAATGTACGACTTGCATTTGTATAATCTGTAATATGCGCTTGTCCACCTGATAATTTCCAAACAAGCCATGAATCAATCGTACCAAATAATAAATCACCGTTATCTGCTTTTTCTCTTGCACCTTCCACATTATCTAAAATCCATTTCACTTTTGTACCTGCAAAATAAGGATCTAAAAGCAAACCAGTTTTATTGCGGAATTTATCTTCAAGGCCTTGTTCTTTTAAGTCTTGACAAATACCTTGTGTTTGACGAGATTGCCATACAATTGCATGATATATAGGACGTGACGTATGTTTATCCCACACAACTGTTGTTTCACGTTGGTTTGTGATACCAATACTAGCAATTTGTTCTGCTCCTACATTGCTTTCATTTAATACTTCTGCCATAACAGCTAAAACAGATGTCCAAATTTCATTAGCATCATGTTCTACCCAACCAGATTTTGGAAAGAATTGTTTGAATTCACGTTGTGCGATGCCTTTAATTTTACCTTCTTTATCAAAAAGAATTGCTCTTGAACTTGTTGTTCCTTGGTCAATTGATAAAATATATTTTTCCATAATTAAAATCTCCCTCTTATCTCGTTTATCGTGGCTATATATATGTAACTCTTTTTTACACGTTATTATACACATTGCCATATATTCATTTTTACAAACATTAATCTAAATCAAAAATTGTTATAATATAAAGCCTGCTTATAGTTTAACTTATAAACAGGACTGTTTAAAACTTAATCAATATACAGATTCGATACCTTTTGCACTTTTAGCTTTATTTAACACTATACCAAGCGCAATAGTAACAATTAGTAATACAATCGCTACAACTGACATTGTATCAAACGCGCCTTTATAGAATAATCTATAAATGACTGCACCAATCATTCCTCCAGTAATTGGGCCTAAAACTGGCACAATCGCATAGCTCCAATTAGATTTCCCTTTCCCAGCAATTGGTAATATCGCATGTGCAATACGAGGTCCTAAATCACGCGCAGGATTAATGGCATAGCCAGTTGGTCCACCTAAACTTAAACCAATCGCTACAATTAAACCGCCAACGATTAATGGATTTAATCCATCAGCAATTTTATTCATCCCAATAAATAGTAATCCTAAAGTAAGTGTAGCAGTACCAATGATTTCACTTAAAAAGTTGGCAAAATAATTTTTAATTGCTGGTGCTGTAGAGAATACACCTAATTTTGCGCCTTGATCTTCTGTTTGTTT
Protein-coding sequences here:
- the glpK gene encoding glycerol kinase GlpK, translating into MEKYILSIDQGTTSSRAILFDKEGKIKGIAQREFKQFFPKSGWVEHDANEIWTSVLAVMAEVLNESNVGAEQIASIGITNQRETTVVWDKHTSRPIYHAIVWQSRQTQGICQDLKEQGLEDKFRNKTGLLLDPYFAGTKVKWILDNVEGAREKADNGDLLFGTIDSWLVWKLSGGQAHITDYTNASRTLIYNIYDLEWDQELLDILEIPNTMLPEVKASSEVYAHTIDYHFFGEEVPISGIAGDQQAALFGQACFDRGDVKNTYGTGGFMLMNTGEEAVSSKSGLLTTIAYGLDGKVNYALEGSIFVSGSAIQWLRDGLRMINSAPQSENYAERVESTEGVYVVPAFVGLGTPYWDANARGAIFGLTRGTEKEHFIRATLESLCYQTRDVLEAMEKDSGIKVNNLRVDGGAVKNNFIMQFQADLLNLGVERPEINETTALGAAYLAGLAVGFWDSKDEIANRWNLEKEFQPDMIEKDRERLYKGWKKAVEATQVFKLEDE
- a CDS encoding MIP/aquaporin family protein — encoded protein: MSVYFAEFLGTAILVLFGGGVCANVNLKKSAGNGADWIVIALGWGLAVSMGAYAVGNISGAHLNPAVTLAFAMDGALSWSMVLGYIVCQMLGGIFGGVLVWLMYLAHWKQTEDQGAKLGVFSTAPAIKNYFANFLSEIIGTATLTLGLLFIGMNKIADGLNPLIVGGLIVAIGLSLGGPTGYAINPARDLGPRIAHAILPIAGKGKSNWSYAIVPVLGPITGGMIGAVIYRLFYKGAFDTMSVVAIVLLIVTIALGIVLNKAKSAKGIESVY